The genomic segment AGGATCACCGTTGGTACCTAATCCCCATAATGACAATTCCCAAAAAGGTGGCTAGCCCTAAAGAAAAGGTAAAGGTCAGTGATGAAGTTGGTGGGGAAATGCCACCTAATAATCCAATCAAGTTACTGGAAACCAGGTACAACAGCAACATTAAAAAGTAAGGGGTAAACTTCTTGTTTTCCTCACCAATTAAATCCGCTGTAGTATCTTGGGCTCAAACAAAGAGCATTTGCATTAATAACACAAAGCTCGAATGGTTGCGTAACGGATCCGCTTTTCTTAACTTGATTCAGTAAACCAAGAATAAGGTGAGCAACACAATAAAGACCACAAAGATGCCAAAAACTTGATCAGTGGGTAGCAATGGTTTTCATCCCGCAACTGGGGAAATGTCAAAGATACCTTCGTGTGGTACGAGGTTAACTCCATTAGGTTCTTTTAAAACTATCGCCCGTGGTGACATGCTTCTTATTGAGCTTGGAAATCAGGTTTTTGCAATGATATTCCAAAGGTAGCCATGCAAATGATATCACTATTTTTAGCAATGGGAAAAATAACGTTGAAATTATTGTGGCAATCACATGAAAATATTGCGGTCTTATAAAAAAGGCGAGCAATACGGGAATCAGGTACAGCAAATACCGTGCCACAAAAAAGGAACCAAAGAAAACCGTAACTCGTTGTTTTGATAAATGCTTAAACTTTTCAAAAAAGTCCCCTAGTTTTAATAAACCAACCACGCTTAACGCTACAAACGGAAAGGGTAGTAACCAACCGTATAAAACTTTTAAGTGTTGGGTAGTTAAAGCTCAAACTAAAATACCCACTAAAACCACTAACCAAAGCACCAAGATAATGAGGGCAATTGCTTTAGTGAGTTTTTTATTGGTCCAGTTGTACAAGGCCGTTAAGCTTTTTGCGGTTTAATGTTTTTAAAGGTGTTTCAACCTAAGTACTTAGCATTATTGCCCAATTCCAGTTCAATTTGCAATAAGCGATTGTATTTGGCAATTCGTTCGGAGCGGGACATCGAACCAGTTTTAATTTGACCAGTGCAAGCCGCTACTGCTAGATCAGCAATTGTCGTGTCTTCGGTTTCCCCACTACGGTGGGAAATTACCTGACTCCAGTTAGCGTCCTTGGCAATGTTAATCGCTTTAATTGTTTCTGTAAGGGTACCAATTTGGTTGAGTTTAATTAAGATCGAGTTGGTAGCTTTGTGAGCAACACCTTTTTCAGCAATTGCTGGATTGGTGCAGTACAGATCATCACCAACTATTTGAATGTGTTGACCCAGTGTTTTAGTTAATGTTTCCATACCTTCCCAGTCGTGTTCGCTAAGACCATCTTCTATGGAAATAATAGGGTACTGCTCAGTAAGCTTCTTGAGGTAAGCGATCATTTGGGCAGTAGTTAAACTCCATTCCTTCTCGTCAAGAATTTTGGCCTTAATTCCTTTTTTGAAGACATAGCGCTTGGTGGTGTCATCGTAAAACTCACTCGCTGCTACATCCAGTGCAATCGCAATGTCACTACCTGGTTGGTACCCAGCTGCCTTAATTGCTTCGACCATTAAATCAAGCGCTTCTTCCGCTAACTTTAAGTTAGGCGCAAAACCACCTTCATCACCCTTATTGGTGTTTAAACCCCGTTGCTTTAACAGCTTTTGTAAAGCATGGAAGGTTTCACTCGCCATCTTCAATGCTTGGTGCATCGAGTTAGCACCCAATGGCATAATCATGAACTCCTGGAAGTCAATGTTATTGTCAGCATGTGCTCCACCGTTAATGACGTTTAGCATTGGTACGGTGAGGATAAACTCGGTTTTATTTAGACCCATGACCTGGTTAGCAAGGTACTTAAACAAGGAAGTCTTTTGGGCGCTAGCAGCTGCTTTAGCCACAGCTAGAGAAACTGCCAAAATGGCATTAGCACCTAACTTAGCCTTATTGGGGGTACCATCCAGTTGGATCATTAAAGCATCAATGGCTGCTTGATCAGTCGCATTTAAACCAATTAGTTTAGGGGCAATAGTTTGGTTAACGTTTTGCACAGCTTGGCTCACCCCTTTGCCAAAGTAAGCTTTGGGATCACCATCGCGTAGTTCAATCGCTTCTTTTTCCCCAGTAGAAGCCCCAGATGGAACCATCGCTTCTCCAGTATGACCACTAGCTAACTTCACAACACAAGCAACAGTGGGAAAACCCCGTGAATCAAAAACTTGGTAAGCAAAAAGATCAGCAATCTTGAAAAGATCGGTTCCAGTTTGTGCACTCATATGACGCTTCTAACTAATATTTACTTAAATTATATTGACCAATAAATTTAGGAAATGAAACAAATCTATTTTGGTGGTGGCTGTTTTTGGGGTACCCAAAAGTATTTTGATCTGATTAAGGGTGTCCAAAAGACCAGTGTGGGCTACCTCAATTCCAACATGAAAAATCCCACTTACGAACAAGTATGTAGTGGGCAGACCAACGCAGTGGAAGCAGTGTTCGTTGAATATGATGAAAACAAGGTAAGCTTAAACGAACTTATTGATGCTTTCTTTAAGGTCATTGATCCCACCATTAGAAACCGTCAGGGTAATGATATTGGTACCCAGTACCGTACCGGAGTTTATTGGGTAGATCCCCAAGACGAGCAGTTAATTACGCAAAAGTTTAGGGAACTACAGGCCAATTATCCAAAACCAATTGTGACGGAAAACCGTGCAATGGAAAACTATTTTTTAGCAGAAGAGTACCACCAGGATTACTTAAAGAAAAATCCTCATGGTTACTGTCACATTAAGTTTGACTAGTTAAAGACTTCTGGGTTTTTCACAAACAGGAATGCCTTAATGATGTTGTAGCAATAGTCATTAATCCGTTCAATGTGTTTCACCGACAGAATTAAGTCAATTAAGAAGATGCGATCACTCAGCTTCTCGTCTTTAACCTTGTCATAGTATTCAGTTAACACGACGCGGTACTGCTGTTCAAACTCTGTCAGAATTTTAGTGACATTCTCAAACTGAATAGTAAGCGGTTTTTCCTTATCTTGTAAACTGGCAAACGTTTGCTTTAAGTTGTTCAACACACTTTTGTGCAAATTAACTAACTTACTAAAGATGCTGACATCCAAGTGCTGGTAGTGCTTGACAAACTTAGTGAGGTTATTGGCATAATCACAAATGCGTTCCAAATCACGACTACACATAATGATCGTAATTGTTAAGCGTAAGTGGTTAGTTAACGGGGAGTTTTTTGAAATCGCTCAAATGGATTCGTTAATTAGTTTAAACTCCGATTTATTGGAAAAGTCTTCCATTTCGTAAATTGCTTGAATCAACTTTTCGCGCTTAGTTACATCCGCTTCACATAACAGTTTATTGAGTGTTTCATGCATCTTAATGACGTGCTGAAAGTAATCAAAAAAGAGTCCTAACAGCTTTTTTTCTGAACGCTTTAAAATTTGGTAGTTAATGCTTTCCATCGTTAATTCCTCCCACTAATGTAACGGTTAGTTTCCTTTTGCTTTGGTCTCGTAAAGATTTGCTTGGTAGTACCTTGTTCCACTACCCTTCCGTTAGCAAAGAAAATCGTTTCATCAGTGATTCTAATAGTTTGTGCCATTGAGTGAGTCACAATAATAATCGTGTATTTTTCCTTTAATTGCTGGATTAACAGCTCAATCGAGTTAGTGGCAATTGAGTCCAACGCACTAGTTGGTTCATCCATTAATAAGACATCGGGTTGTAGAGCAATGGCTCTGGCAATACACAACCGTTGTTGTTGACCACCCGAAAGGGTATTGGCATTACGGTGTAAGTTATCTTTGACCTCGTCCCATAAGGCGGTTGACTTTAAGGCCTGTTCCACAATTTCATGAATCGCTTGCTTGTTATGAATGCCATGGGCTCTCAGTCCATAGGCAATGTTTTCAAAGATGGAAAAGTTAAAAGGGGTGAGTTGCTGGAACACCATACCAACCCGTGTGCGCAAGGTTAAATCATTAATAATTCCGGAATTAATGTTTTTACCCAAAAAGAAAATCTTGCCATTTCAGCGCACATTTTCATTGAGGTCATTTAATTTATTTAAACAACGGATAAAGGTGGACTTACCACAACCGGATTTACCAATTAAAGCGGTAATCTTATTGCGCTTAATTTTGAGGTTAATGTCAAATAAGACCTGCTTGTCCTTGTTGTACCAGAAGTTAAGGTTTTCAATTTCAAAGACATTCTTCTTGTCAAAGTCTTGTTTGACAACATCGTCCTTGGTATTCTTAATTTTGATGAGGCGTTGCAACACATCAATTTCACTCTGCAAGTTAGCAATTTCCTCAGCTTTGGTAGTGGGATCTAACTTAGCAACTTTTTGCTGGTATTGCTTAATTTGTTTTTCATATAAAGCACGGTACTGCTTCACCTTTTCGCGCTTTTGGATGAAGTTGTGTCAAATTGTTTTTAGGCCTTTTTTCATAATTGCAATTTGCTTTTAATTTGTAATCACTTTTGTTTATTAAACGAAAACAGGTAAGGAATTAAGTAAGAGCTTAAAAAGATTAAGAACATCAGGAAGACAATTGATACCAAAGCGGTTTCCAGCATTACATCAACCGCCGTACTGTTAGTGGAAAATAACTGACCATAAATTCTTGTGGTTAAGGTTTGACCCGGTAGACTTAAATCAAACAAGTTGCTGGATGCTAACCCAGCGGTAATAAAGAAAGGAGCTGTTTCCGCAATAATTCTGTTAATCGTTAAAATAAGCGCAATAATTAAACCCTTCAACGCCCCTGGTAACACAATTTTCCAAATTACTTCCCTTTTACTTACACCTAAGGCATAAGCACTTACCCGCAAGTCCCAACTGACATTATTGAGTGCTTCCTGACATGTGCGAATTAAAAAGGGTAAGACCACTACACTAATAGTAAGAATACCCGCCATTAAACTAGTACCATTCGCACCACCCGCACTTAATTGCAGTGTTCGCAAAAAGAAGGATAGACCAAACAATCCGTAAATAATCGAGGGCATCGAGCTGAGCGAATCAATTACAAAACTAAAGGTATTTTTTGCAATCCGCGACTTCGTGTATTCGTTTAATCAAATGGCAATTAACAAAGCGATTGGAAAGGTAATACCAATGGCAACCAGAATAATCACCAAGGTATTGACTAAAGCTCGCCCTGTAGTATCTACACCAAACGAAAAGACAGTGGAACCACTGCGCTGAATCGCTTGACTACCATTAATAAAAACAAACAAGAGAATCCCTAACACAAAACCAAACGCTAAGACGGCACAAAAAATTTCCTGCAGGATTTTTCACGATGTGTAAACCTTATTTAAGTGGTTAGTCTGCATCCTTTCCTTGAAGAAGGTAGCGCGCTGCTCAACATTAGCAGCTGTAATCTTTTTAACCTGTTGTCTTCTAGCAGTTAAATCAGTAAAAAGAGCGCCAATGTTATTAGGAATAAACCACACTACTTGATAAATAAAGTTACTAATCTTCTTTAGGAAAGGATAGCGTTCCAGCGTTTTTGGCCGGGTCGATCAAATGGCAAAAAAGTTCAAGAAGGAAATTAAGACAAAGATAATAATGCCAAAAGTGTATAAGACCCCACTAACCTGTTCATCGCCGTTTTCCGAAAAGATAAAGGTGGAGATAACAGAACCCAAAGTTTTGAGATCTGAAGTAAAGAAACGATCATTAGCAATCACTTCCTGGTAGTTAACACTCTGCAAAATAAAGTTCACAGCCATCGTTTCGCTAATGGCACGACCAAACGCTAATACCAAGATTACTACTAGTTGGGCTTTGATTTCCTTTTTAATTACCTTATAAATCACACTGGTTTTGTTTTCACCAAGTGAAATGGCAACCGTCATTAAGCTAGATTCCACGTGCAGTAAGGCATTGGTGGTTAAGGAAATCACAATCGGAATGATCATGAAGGACAGCATCACAATCACGTTAAGCAGTGATAAGGGTGGCAAGTGCAACACGTCACGGAAGATACTGCTGAGAATTTGGGTAGCAAACAATCCAAAGATCACTGAAGGGATCCCGGACAGAATGTCAATTACTAAAAGTAGTTTTTTGCGAATCCGGGGTTTGCAACGATAAACCAAGAAAATCGAAGTGCGAACACCGATATAGCTCGCAATAATTAACGAGCCAATCGAAACCACAAAACTAACTAACAGCGGAAACCAGATGCTCGCTTTTTTAGCACCCAAGTTAAATTCCAAACCCAGTAAGGACTTGGTAAAGTCAGGACCAGTTTTAGCTGCTTCAATTAAGAGGAAAATAAAGAAGCTAATGAAGAGCAGTAAAAAACAAACAGCCACTGTTTGCGATAAGTACCGCAGCCAGTTGTCTTTTTTTAAACGGCTTTTAATTTTCTGTTTCACTAGAGTGCACCGAAGGTTTGGTTGTTCAGACTGTAATCATCAACCCAGAAGTTGGCAATGTTGCTCATTTCTGCATTACCTGTTTTAAACATCTTTTTCTTTTCGTCAGCCGTTAACTCTAACACACCAAAGTCATCGTATATTTTCTTAATTTCACTGTTGTTGCTAAATAACAATCAGTTAAAAAAGCGTTGGATACTTGGCAGTGTTTTTTGTTTTGGTAACAGGGAAACCACTGAGTTCAACGGGCGTACCCATTTGTAAGTGTTGCTAGAAACTGCTTGACTGGAGGGGGTAACTGCGTTATTATCATATTTGACTTTTAAAACCTCAAAACCTTCACTCTTAATTAGGTTCATGTTGTTATTCACAAACCCTAAACTGAGGTACACCATGCCGTATAAATTGGGTTGTCGCAAAGTTGTGACAAAGGTATTAAAGGCCTCAATGTTGGTTTCACTAGTTGGTCGCGCATTGGGGCCATAGTTGCGTTGACCTTCCAAAATTTCTTTGGAATCTTTATCTAAAGTTTTTGTCTGTGTAAGACCCGAAAACTTCAAGAAGGCTTCAGCGGTACCAGAAGCAAAAGCGCCCCCAGTACGGGGGAAGCCTATCAAATTATGATTACTGTTTTTAGTGGTTTGTCCGTTTTCGACAAACTTATTAATGTCAACGCTTTTGCTACCAGCGAACAGATCGTAAAGATCGTTGAGGTTGTCTTTAGTGAGAACTAGTTTGCCCTTAAACTCTGATGGTGCTTTATAAATAACAGCAATGGCATCTTTGCCAAGTGTAATTGTTTTGAGCTTTTTGTCCATCCACAACTGCTTGTTTTCCTCAGCATAGCTCTTGGTGTTTTTCGAGACATTACCAATGTCAGCTAGTCCCTTGGTGATTGCTTTCACCCCAGCACTAGAGCCACCCGCTTGGACACTAATTTCTACAAGGTTATCCTTGTCATTGTGGTTCAAGACATAGTGCGAACTGAGTTTGCTTAACAACGGTTGTACCGAAGAAGAACCAACAGCACTAATTAAATTAATATTGGCACAACCGCTAAAAATAACAGCGGTTAGTGATAGTAATGCTAGTCTAGAAAGTCTTGCAACTCTTAGCACTTTTCTAATTGTGTGCGTTAATTTTAGAAAAACTGGCATTTTCGGTACTTTTTAACCAACTTTTAATTAAGCAAGTTGCATTTCTTAGTTGTGCTTTAAGTAGTTAAAAACAACGATTTTCTGGCGTTTATTCTTTGCCAATTGTTTCCTTTGCTAATTTCTTTTTACGAGAGGCTGCTTTTCTTTTAATCATTCAACCAATGGCCGTGGCACCTAAAGCTAACACTCCAGCAATCGCTGATAAAGATCAGGTCAACATCTGGTTAGTTTTAGCACTAGTTTAATCAGTGTCATCTTTATTGTCCAACTTTTCCAGTGCAAAGGCTTTGTTTTGGGTGTGGAAATCAAAGACTGGTTTTTGTCTAAACTGGAAGTTGTTTTCCTTTAAGAATCTAGCTAGTTGTTGTGCTAGCTTAGTTTGACTGTCATTTTTAATGTTGAACCAAACTGACTTTTCTAGACCATCTTTATTAATGAGATATAGCATTTGCTTATTTTGTGATAGCTTTAAGTCATAGTTAATTGCAAAAAGTCTTTGACTACCCAACATTGCTTGAATGGAGAGCTGACTAGTATAGCGATCAACATGGAACTCTAAGTTGAACTTTTGGTTGTTTTTTAAAACGGTTAAATAAGCCATTTTATTTACCGGATTCAACCTAGCATTCTTCGTTTCCACATGGAGGTTCATTTGACTCAAAACAATGTTGAGTTTTTCCAATAACACTTGTTCATCTTGCAAACTAAAGTCTGATTGAAACTCAAACTCATAGTCATCTATTAATTGGATGTTGGATGTTTCTATATCTAATTTGCCAATTTCGAATTCATCAAACATAAAGCTCACTGTTTGGGTTTCCAAGTGGGGTTTAAACCACAACTTTTGTTTGTCAAGCAACAGCTTGCGCGTATTAATTTTGAACAAGTAAGTGCGTGTGTTGGGCTTTATTTGATTTTGTTTAACAAAGTACATTTGCCCTTTTATAATTTCGGGATCGATCGTGGAACCTAACTTAAACAGTTCGTTGCTGTTGTGGATGTCGGCTAACACATAGAAGAAACCTTTGTTTTCGTTCATGTTTCCTAAATCAAGTTTGTATTGTCGGGGATCTTCCACAAAGGTTAAGCTGTTAGCATCTACATCTAACACGGTTTTATCAACACCAGCAAAACTGTTTTTAATGACAAAAACAATTTGTTGCTTTTCAAAATCATTGAGTTTTTCCATGCGTTGCTTTAACTCACCTACACTAAAGCTTTTAATCGCTTTGTGTAACGGAACACTAAAGTCCTTTTATTTAAATTGCTGGTTGCTAAAGTTACTGCGATATTTAAATTTGTACTGGTAACCTTCTGGAATTTTGTTGATCGTTGGTAGGTTTTTCACTGCACCAAAAAGTTGATCAACTACTTGGAAGTGCAAGTTTTCTGATTCATAACCGTCAACAATAAAATCCAAACTTAAAAAGTTAATGGTGTATTCGTTGGAAGCGTGTTGTTGTGGTGTCAAGTATTTTTCTCAAGTTTTGATATCAAACACATTGACATTGTTTTTAAGCAACGTAATTTCTTGCAAGGTATCACCAATTTTGACTTTAGCTAAAAGTTTGGCTCGTGCAAAAATAGTTTGCAACATCTCTGGTAAGTTCCTAATGAAGATAAGGTGTTCTTTATTGGTAGGCTCCATCCCTAATAAGTCATAGAGGTACTGCAAGCTAGCAAAATTAACGTTGCTGTCCTTGGACTTTAAAGAGTCAAACTTTTGTAGCGCTGTTGCTTTATCAGTAGCTAAATCAATCTCTTCGTTCAACTTACTAATTTGGGCAATCGCTTGAGTAAACTCCTTTTTGAACATTATTTGTAATTGATCTTTTTGAGATAGATCTTTTTCATTAAATGTTTTGGACAGAGTATCCA from the Mycoplasmoides pneumoniae FH genome contains:
- a CDS encoding F0F1 ATP synthase subunit A; translated protein: MSPRAIVLKEPNGVNLVPHEGIFDISPVAGWKPLLPTDQVFGIFVVFIVLLTLFLVYWIKLRKADPLRNHSSFVLLMQMLFVWAQDTTADLIGEENKKFTPYFLMLLLYLVSSNLIGLLGGISPPTSSLTFTFSLGLATFLGIVIMGIRYQRWSFFKSFTFNITIKGKKYSTLIPNPLSFLGEFAPLFSISLRLWGNILGGTLILALFYNFWFFAFSTLSNKPLALSLGAIFAGILTPALHVYFDVVVGTLQGYVFVMLTYNYWAKMRNIGLEESQEAAQRLQNLEVAKEIIN
- a CDS encoding MG406 family protein, encoding MYNWTNKKLTKAIALIILVLWLVVLVGILVWALTTQHLKVLYGWLLPFPFVALSVVGLLKLGDFFEKFKHLSKQRVTVFFGSFFVARYLLYLIPVLLAFFIRPQYFHVIATIISTLFFPLLKIVISFAWLPLEYHCKNLISKLNKKHVTTGDSFKRT
- the eno gene encoding phosphopyruvate hydratase; its protein translation is MSAQTGTDLFKIADLFAYQVFDSRGFPTVACVVKLASGHTGEAMVPSGASTGEKEAIELRDGDPKAYFGKGVSQAVQNVNQTIAPKLIGLNATDQAAIDALMIQLDGTPNKAKLGANAILAVSLAVAKAAASAQKTSLFKYLANQVMGLNKTEFILTVPMLNVINGGAHADNNIDFQEFMIMPLGANSMHQALKMASETFHALQKLLKQRGLNTNKGDEGGFAPNLKLAEEALDLMVEAIKAAGYQPGSDIAIALDVAASEFYDDTTKRYVFKKGIKAKILDEKEWSLTTAQMIAYLKKLTEQYPIISIEDGLSEHDWEGMETLTKTLGQHIQIVGDDLYCTNPAIAEKGVAHKATNSILIKLNQIGTLTETIKAINIAKDANWSQVISHRSGETEDTTIADLAVAACTGQIKTGSMSRSERIAKYNRLLQIELELGNNAKYLGWNTFKNIKPQKA
- the msrA gene encoding peptide-methionine (S)-S-oxide reductase MsrA: MKQIYFGGGCFWGTQKYFDLIKGVQKTSVGYLNSNMKNPTYEQVCSGQTNAVEAVFVEYDENKVSLNELIDAFFKVIDPTIRNRQGNDIGTQYRTGVYWVDPQDEQLITQKFRELQANYPKPIVTENRAMENYFLAEEYHQDYLKKNPHGYCHIKFD
- the phoU gene encoding phosphate signaling complex protein PhoU — protein: MESINYQILKRSEKKLLGLFFDYFQHVIKMHETLNKLLCEADVTKREKLIQAIYEMEDFSNKSEFKLINESIWAISKNSPLTNHLRLTITIIMCSRDLERICDYANNLTKFVKHYQHLDVSIFSKLVNLHKSVLNNLKQTFASLQDKEKPLTIQFENVTKILTEFEQQYRVVLTEYYDKVKDEKLSDRIFLIDLILSVKHIERINDYCYNIIKAFLFVKNPEVFN
- the pstB gene encoding phosphate ABC transporter ATP-binding protein PstB; this translates as MKKGLKTIWHNFIQKREKVKQYRALYEKQIKQYQQKVAKLDPTTKAEEIANLQSEIDVLQRLIKIKNTKDDVVKQDFDKKNVFEIENLNFWYNKDKQVLFDINLKIKRNKITALIGKSGCGKSTFIRCLNKLNDLNENVRWNGKIFFLGKNINSGIINDLTLRTRVGMVFQQLTPFNFSIFENIAYGLRAHGIHNKQAIHEIVEQALKSTALWDEVKDNLHRNANTLSGGQQQRLCIARAIALQPDVLLMDEPTSALDSIATNSIELLIQQLKEKYTIIIVTHSMAQTIRITDETIFFANGRVVEQGTTKQIFTRPKQKETNRYISGRN
- the pstA gene encoding phosphate ABC transporter permease PstA, coding for MKQKIKSRLKKDNWLRYLSQTVAVCFLLLFISFFIFLLIEAAKTGPDFTKSLLGLEFNLGAKKASIWFPLLVSFVVSIGSLIIASYIGVRTSIFLVYRCKPRIRKKLLLVIDILSGIPSVIFGLFATQILSSIFRDVLHLPPLSLLNVIVMLSFMIIPIVISLTTNALLHVESSLMTVAISLGENKTSVIYKVIKKEIKAQLVVILVLAFGRAISETMAVNFILQSVNYQEVIANDRFFTSDLKTLGSVISTFIFSENGDEQVSGVLYTFGIIIFVLISFLNFFAIWSTRPKTLERYPFLKKISNFIYQVVWFIPNNIGALFTDLTARRQQVKKITAANVEQRATFFKERMQTNHLNKVYTSWKILQEIFCAVLAFGFVLGILLFVFINGSQAIQRSGSTVFSFGVDTTGRALVNTLVIILVAIGITFPIALLIAIWLNEYTKSRIAKNTFSFVIDSLSSMPSIIYGLFGLSFFLRTLQLSAGGANGTSLMAGILTISVVVLPFLIRTCQEALNNVSWDLRVSAYALGVSKREVIWKIVLPGALKGLIIALILTINRIIAETAPFFITAGLASSNLFDLSLPGQTLTTRIYGQLFSTNSTAVDVMLETALVSIVFLMFLIFLSSYLIPYLFSFNKQKWLQIKSKLQLWKKA
- a CDS encoding substrate-binding domain-containing protein; this translates as MLRVARLSRLALLSLTAVIFSGCANINLISAVGSSSVQPLLSKLSSHYVLNHNDKDNLVEISVQAGGSSAGVKAITKGLADIGNVSKNTKSYAEENKQLWMDKKLKTITLGKDAIAVIYKAPSEFKGKLVLTKDNLNDLYDLFAGSKSVDINKFVENGQTTKNSNHNLIGFPRTGGAFASGTAEAFLKFSGLTQTKTLDKDSKEILEGQRNYGPNARPTSETNIEAFNTFVTTLRQPNLYGMVYLSLGFVNNNMNLIKSEGFEVLKVKYDNNAVTPSSQAVSSNTYKWVRPLNSVVSLLPKQKTLPSIQRFFNWLLFSNNSEIKKIYDDFGVLELTADEKKKMFKTGNAEMSNIANFWVDDYSLNNQTFGAL